CACGCCGCCGAGCAGCAGCACCCGCTCCCGCATTCCGTCCAGGCCCCGACCGCCCCGCGCCAGGACCGCCCCGCGCGGAGCCGGCACCAACTCGTTGACCAGCTCCAGCTCCAGCGTGTCCGGCCCGACGTCGAGCCGCAGCCGCACCGGCCCCCGGCCGTGCCGGGCCGCGTTCGTCAGCCCCTCCTGGACGATCCGGTAGCCCTCTCGGGAGACCGCAGCCGGGAGCGCGGCCGGGTCGCCGGCGCGCCGCGCGTCCACCGCGAGGCCGGCCGCGCGGGTGTCGGCGACGAGCCGGTCCAGGTCGGCGAGGGTACGCGTCGGCGTCACCGCGGGCCGGCCGGCGTCCGGCTCCCGGAGCAGCCCGAGCACGTGGTCCAGCTCGTCCATGGCGGTGCGGCCGGCCTCCTCGATCGCGGTCAGCGCCCGACGGACGAACTCCGGGTCGGTGTCCAGCAGCTCCCGGGCCGCCCCGGCCTGGAGGGTGGCCACGGTGAGCGCGTGGCCGACCGAGTCGTGCAGTTCCCGGGCCAGGCGGTTGCGTTCGGCGAGCCGGGTGGCGCGGGCCTCCAGCGCGGCGATCCGCTCGGCGGGCGCCGGCCCGAGCAGCACCGGCGCCATCGACGCGGCCAGCGCGCCGAGGCCGGCGACGGCGTAGCCCACACCGACCAGCAGCAGCACCCCGGTCAGCGTGAGCCAGCCGGAGTCCCGACCGTCCAGCGGGCCGAACCGCTCCTCGCTGATCAGCTCGGCGCCGATGCCGAACTGCTGGGCGATGAAGGCCAGCGCCATCGGCACGGCGCTGAGCAGCGCGAACATCACCAGCCCGCCGACGAGCAGGTGGGTGGCGATCCAGAGCGCGGCGCGCAGCCGGGTCTCCCGGTCGGCGCGGTGCCCGGGCGTCGGGTCGGGCAGGTCCACGCCGAGCAGCGCCCGGGCGGCGGCGATCTCCAGCGCCCGGCTGCCGTCGAGCAGCAGCGGCACCACGCCGATCACCGCGGCCACCACGAGCAGGGCGACCGCCAGCGACCGGGGCACCGAGGGACCCGTGAAGAGCTGCGAGAACGCCACCACGAGCAGCAGGTACGGCAGCACCAGCACCCCGCCGAGCAGCAGGAAGACGCCGCGTCGCCAGGTGCTGGGGGCGACCAGCGGGGCCAGGGCCGCTCGGGGGCTCACCGGCTCATTCTCCCGTCGGAGGCCGGCGCTCGGATCCCCCGCGACGGGGAGATGTCAGCGGTGCTCGCGGACGTACCGCTCCGGGTCCTTGTCGCCGAACGCGAGGTCCCGGCCGTTCTTGTGCTCGCCGTAGAAGGTCAGCCACCGCCGGCCCAACTCGGCCCGCAGCTCGGTGTCGGCGTGCCGACGGAAGTCGGGCAGCGCCTCGTCCTCCTCCTCGGCGAGGTGCTCGCTGTTCTCCCGGCGGGCCCGCCAGACCGCCGCCCACCACTGGTCGGAGCCGACCGGGTGCAGCTTCGACTCGGCGATCGCGTCGCGGATCTTGTTGTGGTCGCCTACCGCGTCGGCGGTCTCGGCCTCGCCGTCGTCGCCGTGGCGCACCAGGTGCGGGTAGAGGATCGTCTCCTCGGCCTCCGCGTGGATGTCCAGGTGCAGGGCGAGCGCGTCCCAGATCGCCAGCAGCTCCTGCTCGCTGCGGGCGTCGTCCAGCCGGGCGAAGCCCCGCCGAAACGCGGCGTGGTCGTCCATGATCATGGCGGTGATGTCGTCCATCGTGTCCCCCGCTCGGATGTACCGGCGTGAGGGTCAACTCCGCGGTGGCGCACTTGGTCACGCTCCCGGGCAGCCTGTCGGTAACGGCGACTAGGCTCATGATCGTGACGTATCTCGCCGCGGACGACCGCTACGACACCATGACCTACCGGCGCAGCGGGCGCAGCGGCCTGCGGCTGCCCGCCATCTCCCTCGGCCTGTGGCACAACTTCGGCCCCGACCGCCCGTTCGACCGACAGCGGGACATCGTCCGCCGCGCGTTCGACCTCGGCGTCACCCACTTCGACCTGGCCAACAACTACGGGCCGCCGCCCGGCGCCGCGGAGGAGAACTTCGGCCGGCTGCTCGCCACCGACCTGCGGCCCTACCGGGACGAGCTGGTCATCTCCAGCAAGGCCGGCTACCTGATGTGGCCCGGCCCCTACGGCGAGTGGGGATCCCGCAAATACCTGATCTCCTCGCTCGACCAGTCGCTGCGCCGGATGGGCCTGGACTACGTCGACGTCTTCTACTCCCACCGGTTCGACCCGGAGACGCCGCTGGAGGAGACGATGGGGGCGCTCGACGCCGTCGTCCGCTCCGGCAAGGCGCTTTACGTGGGCATCTCCAACTACAACTCGGAGCAGACCGCCCGCGCCGCCGCGATCCTGCGGGACCTGGGCACCCCGCTGCTGATCAACCAGCCGTCCTACTCGATGCTCAACCGCTGGACCGAGGCGGACGGCCTGTTGGACACGCTGGCCGAGGTCGGCGCGGGCTGCATCGCCTACAGCCCGCTGGCGCAGGGCCTGCTGACCGACCGCTACCTGGGCGGCATCCCGGCCGACTCGCGCATCCGTACGAGCGTCTTCCTCAACGAGAGCGACCTCGACGAGAAGCGGATGGCGACCATCCGCGCGCTGGGCGCGATCGCCGAGCGACGCGGCCAGACCCTCGCCCAGCTCGCGCTCGCCTGGGCGCTGCGCGACCCGCGCATGACCAGCCTCATCATCGGGGCGAGCAGCGTCCCGCAGCTGGAGGCGAACATCGCCGCGCTGGCCAACCTCGATTTCACCGACGAGGAGCTGACCGAGATCGACAAGCACCTCGGCTGACCGCGTCCGGGCCGACGCGCACCCGGGAATCCCCGGGTGCGCGTCGGCGTTTTCCCCTGCGTACGGCACGAGGCAGGACCCGAGCCGGAGGAGATTAGGACATGAAGGTACGTAGTTCGCTGCGGTCGCTGAAGCAGAAGCCGGGCTCCGTGGTGGTCCGCCGCCGCGGCCGGGTGGTCGTGGTCAACCGCGCCAACCCCCAGTGGAAGAGCCGCCAGGGCTGACATCTCGTTCACCGTTCGGCGCCGTCGCACCCGCGACGGCGCCGTTCGTCCGTTTCGGCCAACCCGGCCCCGGGCGAGACCCGGCTACTTCTGACTCGGCATCGGCACACACGTCATTGCAGCACCCCGAGCGACGAGCGCGGCATCCATCTTGTGCCCCTTGGCCGCGGGATTCGGACGGAAGATACTGAAGATCAGCTCGCTGCCGGCCGGCATCGCCTTCGGGGTGATAACGAATGCGAACTCGTATCCAGGCGCGGCAACCTCGGCACGATAGACCTTCTCAGCCCCGGGCAGTTCCGCACCGACCGGCGTGCAACGCTTGCCGATCTCCACCTGCGCCGGCACATCTGCGGACGCGAGCGCCGCACGCAGCGCCTGCGGATCAGTCACCTCATCATGCAGGATCAGCTCGACAGTCTGATCCGCCTGACGCTTCACCTCGAACGCCACAGGCGTCAGGGACGCCCCGCCAGACGGCCCACCAGCCGTCGACACCTCCGGAGCAGGGGTCGCTGCCGGCAGGGCCAACGCCAGCCCGGCGATGACCGCGACCGCACCCCCACCTCCGACGGCACCCAGCAGCCCTCGATGACGACGCCGCTGACGACCCCGCTGCTCGATCCGGTCGAGCGGCCGCGTCATACGCACATCCGCGACCGACCGCCGCAGTTCCTCGACAACCCGCTCGTCGTTCATCTAGCTCACTTCCTCCAGATCTGAATTCATAAGATGAGTCCGCAAAGCTGCGGTCGCCCGAGACAGATGAGCACCAACGGTCCCCACCGATATCCCCAGCACCTCGGCGGTCGTTCGTGCGTCCAGATCGAGCCAAACCCGAAGCAGGACCACCTCGCGTTGTCGCCGCGGCAGGCCGCGAACGAGGGTAAGCAAATCCTCATGCGAGCCGGTCGCTTCGTAGGAACCGATGACATCGCTGTTTGCCAGTGGTGACTCCCGTCGACGCCTGCGCCACCACGAGACGCGGAGGTTGAGGGCCGTCCTGACCACCCAAGCTGCCGGCGCCGGATGTCGCTGCACCTTCGGCCAGGACGCCCAGGCGCGGGAAAAGGCCTCCGCAACGAGATCCTCCGCAAGGGCGGGCTCTCGTGAGACGGCGACCACAGCCCGCAAACAGTCGTCCCGGCAACCCGAGTAAAAGGCCGCGAATTCCTTCCGTTCTCGCTCCACGCCTCCCCCACGCCTGAGCCGGACGACAGACTTACCAACCCAGCGCATTGTGACCGGCGTCACCTTCGGCAATCTGCATGGGTGCTGCCGCGAACGGCACCGTTCGTCCGTTATGGGGTTGGAGGCGTCATCCCCCAAGGTTCGTCATCCACGGGTGAACAGCCGGCCGGATCGCCGACACTGAGAACGGCCCGTGCGCTTCCCGGCAGCCTGGAGGACCGATGACACCCGACACGATCGTTCTGATCCACGGGTTCTGGGTGACACCGCGCAGCTGGGAGCATTGGAAGACGCACTACGAGCAGCAGGGCTACCGGGTGCTCGCGCCCGCGTACCCGGGGTTCGAGGTCGAGGTCGAGGCGCTGAGGGCCGACCCGAGCCCGATCGCGCGGGTCACCGTGCCGGAGATCGTCAGCCACCTGGAGTCGGTGGTCCGCGCCCTGCCCACGCCGCCCGTCCTGATCGGGCACTCGGCTGGCGGCGTGTTCACTCAGATCCTGCTCGACCACGGCCTCGGCGCGACCGGCGTGGTGCTCAACTCGGCGCCCACCGAGGGCGTCAGGGTGGCACCCCTGTCCCAGCTGAGGTCGACCTTCCCGGTGCTGCGCAACCCCGCAAACCGGCACAAGGCGATCGGCTTCACGCACCAGCAGTGGCACTACGCGTTCACCAACACGTTCAGCGAGCCGGAGTCCCGCGCGCTCTACGAGCGCTACCACATCCCGGCCTCCGCCTCGATCCTCTGGGGCAGCCTGCTGGCGAACGTCCGGCCCGGCCACCAGGACACCTGGGTCGACTACACCAACGACGCCCGCGCCCCGCTGCTGTTCGTCTCCGGCGGTGAGGACCACCTGATGCCGCCGAGCGTCCAGCGCGCCAACGCCCAGCACTACACGTCGGACGCGGTGACCCAGCACAAGGAGTACCCGGGCTACGCGCACCTGCTGCCGGCGCAGCAGGGCTGGCAGCAGATCGCCGACGAGGTCCTCACCTGGGCCCTCGCGCACGCCCGGTAGGCCGATGACCGACGTCCGGATCACCCACGTCGGCGGGCCGACCACGCTCATCGAACTCGACGGGCTGCGGCTGCTGACCGACCCCACCTTCGATCCGCCCGGCCGGCGGTACACGTTCGGGTGGGGGTCGGCCTCCCGCAAGACCATCGGCCCCGCGCTGGCCGCCGGCGACCTGCCGCCGATCGACGCCGTGCTGCTCACTCACGACCAGCACGGCGACAACCTGGACACGGCGGGGCGCGCGCTGCTCCCGGCCGCCCGCGTCGTGCTCACGACCAGGGCCGCGGCCCGCCGGCTGGGCGGCAACGCCGTCGGGCTCGCGCCCTGGCAGACCACCACCATCGGGTACGACAGCGGTCGACTGCTGGTCACCGCGACGCCGGCCCGGCACGGGCCCCCGCTCAGCCGCGCCATCACCGGACCGGTGACCGGCTTCGCCCTGCGTCGGCCCGACCGCCCCGACGCGTTCTGGATCACCGGCGACACCGTTCTGCACGGCGGCCTGCGCCGGGTGGCCGGTCGGCTGACCGTCCGGACGGCGCTGCTCCACCTCGGAGCGGTCCGGTTCGGCGTCACCGGGCCGGTCCGCTACAGCATGGACGCCCGGGAGGCCGTCGAGCTGTGCCGGCTGCTGCGCCCCCGGACGGTGCTGCCCGTGCACTACGAGGGCTGGGGCCACTTCCACGAGGGCCGGGAGCCGGTCGAGCGGGCCTTCGCCACCGCACCCGACGAGGTGCGGTCGGCGCTGCGCTGGCTCCCGATCGGCGCCCCGGTGACCCTCCCCGACGCCCTCTGAGCCGCCGGGGCAGCCGGGCGACGCGAGCTACTTCCCGTGCGGATCGCTGTCGTTCAGGGCCGCGACGACCTGCTCGTAGTCGCCGCGCGCCTCGCCGTAGCGGAGGAACTTCACCCGCTCGACCTGGATCTCCTTCGCGTCCGGCTGCGTCTCGATCAGCTCGACCGTCTCCGCCACGAACTCGTCGAGCGGCATCGCGACCTCATTGGTCTCCTGGCCGGGCATCAGCGCCGTCCGCACCGACGGGGGCACCAGCTCCAGCACCTTCACGTTCGTGTCGGCGAGCTGGAGCCGCAGCGACTCGCTGAGCATGTGGATCGCGGCCTTGGAGGCGTTGTAGCTCGGGGTGACCTTGAGCGGGGTGAACGCGAGGCCCGAGGAGACGGTGACGATCGTGGCGTCCGGCCGGGTCTGCAGGTGCTCGACGAACGCGGCGATCAGGCGGATCGGCCCGAGCACGTTCGTGGTCACCACGGCCTCGGCGGAGGCGAGGAAGCTCTCCGGCCGGTGCCAGTCCTCGGCCCGCATGATCCCAGCCATCGTGACCAGGACGTTCAGGTCGGGGTGCCGCGCCAGCACCTCCTTCGCCGCGGCGTCGATGCTCGCCGCGTCCGCCGTGTCGATCTGCACGGTGTCGATGCCCGGGTACTCCGCCGCGATCTGCCGCAGCAGGTCCGCCCGCCGGCCGCCGATGATGATCCGGTTGCCGCGCTCCCGCAGCTTCAGGGCAAGGGCGAGACCGATCCCGCTCGTCGAGCCGGGGATGAAGATGGTGTTTCCCGAGATGTTCATGTCTCCACGGTGCGCGGGGGTGCGGAGCGGCGGAAGAGAGCGCTCATCGGGGGATCCGCGATCCCTGGTTGACGCCACGACCGGACGGATACTGGGGTCATGGACCGCGCCGCTCTCGCCGATTTCCTGCGTCGCCGCCGCGAGGCGCTGCAGCCCGAGGATGTCGGGCTGGCGCCCGGTCCGCGGCGCCGTGCCCCGGGGTTGAAGCGGGAGGAGGTCGCGTCGCTCGCCGCGATGTCGACCGACTACTACACCCGCCTGGAGCAGCAGCGCGGCCCGCAGCCGAGCGAGCAGATGCTCGCCTCCCTCGCGCGGGCGCTGCGGCTGACCGGCGGGGAACGGGACTACCTGTTCCAGGTGGCCGGGCGCAACGCGCCCACCGCCGTGCCGGCCGGCACCCACGTCGCCCCGGCGCTGCTGCGGGTGCTGGACCGCCTCGACGACACCCCGGCGCTGATCCTGTCCAACCTCGGCGAGACGCTCGTCCAGAACCGGATGGCCGCCGCCCTGTTCGGCGACCGGTCCGGCCACACCGGCCTGGCCCGCAGCGAGATCTACCGCTGGTTCACCGACCCCACCGAACGGCTGCGCTACCCGGAGGACGACCGCGACCGGCAGAGCCGCGCCCTGGTGGCGACGTTGCGCGCCGCGTACGGGTCGATGGGCCCGCAGTCGCGGGCCGGCGAGTTCGTGCGGGCGCTGCGGAAGGCGAGCCCGGAGTTCGTCGAGCTGTGGGAGCGGCACGAGGTCGGCCGGCGGTTCGCCGACCACAAGACGCTCGTCCATCCCGAGCTGGGGCCGATCGAGCTGGACTGCCAGGCGCTGTTCACCGAGGACCAGTCCCAGGCGCTGCTGGTGCTCACCGCGCCGCCGCGCAGTGAGGGCTACGAGAAGCTCCAACTGCTGCGGGTGCTGGGGCACGAGCGCTTCCCCAGCGACCTGCTCCCCGGCTGACCGGTTGCCACGGGGCGGGGGACGCCCTCGCCCACCGCTACGACCGGTGGGACCGCTCGGACATCAACTGGTCGAGATGGAGGGCGGCGGCGATGAGGGACAGGTGGCTGAACGCCTGCGGGAAGTTGCCGATCTGCTCGCCGCTGGGCGCGATCTCCTCGGAGTAGAGGCCGAGCCGGCTGCTGTAGGTGAGCATCTTCTCGAAGGTGAGCCGGGCCTCGTCCAGGCGCCCGGCCTCGGCGAGTGACCGCACGTACCAGAAGCTGCACATGCTGAAGGTGCCCTCGTTCCCGGCCAGGCCGTCGGGCGACGCGGCCGGGTTGTAGCGGTAGACGAGGCTGTCGGACACGAGTTCGTTCTCCATGGCCCGCAGCGTCGACAGCCACATCGGGTCGGTCGGCGACACGATGCCGAGCGACGGCATGGCGAGCAACGACGCGTCCAGCACGTCGGTCCGGTAGTGCTGCACGAACGCGCCACGCCCGCGGTGGAACCCCTGGGACATGATCTGCTCGTAGATCGCGTCGCGGTTGCGCGCCCACGTCGCCGTCTCCGCCGGACGGCCGTTGCGCCGGGCCAGGCGGATCCCCTGATCGAGCGCCACCCAGGACATCAGCCGTCCGTAGGTGAAGTCCTGACGGCCGCCCCGGGTCTCCCAGATGCCGTCCTCGGGCTGGTCCCAGTTGTCGCAGAGCCAGTCGACGATCCGTACCATGCTCCGCCATCCCTCGTGGGAGCCGTGCATGCCCTCACTGGACGCTCGATGGATGGCGTGGACGACCTCGCCGTAGATGTCGAGCTGGAGTTGACCCGCCGCGTCGTTGCCGATCCGCACCGGCGCCGACCCCCGGTAGCCCTCCAGATGGTCGAGGACCTCCTCGGTGAGGTCACGCTGCCCGTCGACGCGGTACATGATCTGCAGCGGTACGCCCTCGTTCGCGCTCGCCACGACGCGGTCCTCGACCCAGCCCAGATACCGGTGGGCCTCCTCGGTGAAGCCCACGCTCAACAGCGCGAACACGGAGGTGGAGGCGTCGCGGATCCAGGCGTAGCGGTAGTCCCAGTTGCGTTCCCCGCCGACCTGCTCGGGCAGACCGGCCGTGGGTGCGGCCACCAGCGCGCCGGTGGGGGCGTACGTCATCAGCTTCAGCGTGATCGCCGATCGTTCGACGATTTCCCGCCACCGCCCCTGGTAGCGGTAGTCGGCCAGCCACCGCCGCCAGTAGTCCCGGG
This genomic stretch from Micromonospora krabiensis harbors:
- a CDS encoding sensor histidine kinase, whose translation is MSPRAALAPLVAPSTWRRGVFLLLGGVLVLPYLLLVVAFSQLFTGPSVPRSLAVALLVVAAVIGVVPLLLDGSRALEIAAARALLGVDLPDPTPGHRADRETRLRAALWIATHLLVGGLVMFALLSAVPMALAFIAQQFGIGAELISEERFGPLDGRDSGWLTLTGVLLLVGVGYAVAGLGALAASMAPVLLGPAPAERIAALEARATRLAERNRLARELHDSVGHALTVATLQAGAARELLDTDPEFVRRALTAIEEAGRTAMDELDHVLGLLREPDAGRPAVTPTRTLADLDRLVADTRAAGLAVDARRAGDPAALPAAVSREGYRIVQEGLTNAARHGRGPVRLRLDVGPDTLELELVNELVPAPRGAVLARGGRGLDGMRERVLLLGGVLTAGPRGDRWHVRARLPYQGAR
- a CDS encoding hemerythrin domain-containing protein codes for the protein MDDITAMIMDDHAAFRRGFARLDDARSEQELLAIWDALALHLDIHAEAEETILYPHLVRHGDDGEAETADAVGDHNKIRDAIAESKLHPVGSDQWWAAVWRARRENSEHLAEEEDEALPDFRRHADTELRAELGRRWLTFYGEHKNGRDLAFGDKDPERYVREHR
- the mgrA gene encoding L-glyceraldehyde 3-phosphate reductase encodes the protein MIVTYLAADDRYDTMTYRRSGRSGLRLPAISLGLWHNFGPDRPFDRQRDIVRRAFDLGVTHFDLANNYGPPPGAAEENFGRLLATDLRPYRDELVISSKAGYLMWPGPYGEWGSRKYLISSLDQSLRRMGLDYVDVFYSHRFDPETPLEETMGALDAVVRSGKALYVGISNYNSEQTARAAAILRDLGTPLLINQPSYSMLNRWTEADGLLDTLAEVGAGCIAYSPLAQGLLTDRYLGGIPADSRIRTSVFLNESDLDEKRMATIRALGAIAERRGQTLAQLALAWALRDPRMTSLIIGASSVPQLEANIAALANLDFTDEELTEIDKHLG
- a CDS encoding 50S ribosomal protein L36, whose translation is MKVRSSLRSLKQKPGSVVVRRRGRVVVVNRANPQWKSRQG
- a CDS encoding sigma-70 family RNA polymerase sigma factor; this encodes MRWVGKSVVRLRRGGGVERERKEFAAFYSGCRDDCLRAVVAVSREPALAEDLVAEAFSRAWASWPKVQRHPAPAAWVVRTALNLRVSWWRRRRRESPLANSDVIGSYEATGSHEDLLTLVRGLPRRQREVVLLRVWLDLDARTTAEVLGISVGTVGAHLSRATAALRTHLMNSDLEEVS
- a CDS encoding alpha/beta hydrolase, with product MTPDTIVLIHGFWVTPRSWEHWKTHYEQQGYRVLAPAYPGFEVEVEALRADPSPIARVTVPEIVSHLESVVRALPTPPVLIGHSAGGVFTQILLDHGLGATGVVLNSAPTEGVRVAPLSQLRSTFPVLRNPANRHKAIGFTHQQWHYAFTNTFSEPESRALYERYHIPASASILWGSLLANVRPGHQDTWVDYTNDARAPLLFVSGGEDHLMPPSVQRANAQHYTSDAVTQHKEYPGYAHLLPAQQGWQQIADEVLTWALAHAR
- a CDS encoding MBL fold metallo-hydrolase, which codes for MTDVRITHVGGPTTLIELDGLRLLTDPTFDPPGRRYTFGWGSASRKTIGPALAAGDLPPIDAVLLTHDQHGDNLDTAGRALLPAARVVLTTRAAARRLGGNAVGLAPWQTTTIGYDSGRLLVTATPARHGPPLSRAITGPVTGFALRRPDRPDAFWITGDTVLHGGLRRVAGRLTVRTALLHLGAVRFGVTGPVRYSMDAREAVELCRLLRPRTVLPVHYEGWGHFHEGREPVERAFATAPDEVRSALRWLPIGAPVTLPDAL
- a CDS encoding SDR family oxidoreductase — translated: MNISGNTIFIPGSTSGIGLALALKLRERGNRIIIGGRRADLLRQIAAEYPGIDTVQIDTADAASIDAAAKEVLARHPDLNVLVTMAGIMRAEDWHRPESFLASAEAVVTTNVLGPIRLIAAFVEHLQTRPDATIVTVSSGLAFTPLKVTPSYNASKAAIHMLSESLRLQLADTNVKVLELVPPSVRTALMPGQETNEVAMPLDEFVAETVELIETQPDAKEIQVERVKFLRYGEARGDYEQVVAALNDSDPHGK
- a CDS encoding helix-turn-helix transcriptional regulator → MDRAALADFLRRRREALQPEDVGLAPGPRRRAPGLKREEVASLAAMSTDYYTRLEQQRGPQPSEQMLASLARALRLTGGERDYLFQVAGRNAPTAVPAGTHVAPALLRVLDRLDDTPALILSNLGETLVQNRMAAALFGDRSGHTGLARSEIYRWFTDPTERLRYPEDDRDRQSRALVATLRAAYGSMGPQSRAGEFVRALRKASPEFVELWERHEVGRRFADHKTLVHPELGPIELDCQALFTEDQSQALLVLTAPPRSEGYEKLQLLRVLGHERFPSDLLPG
- a CDS encoding glycoside hydrolase family 15 protein; its protein translation is MDSYPAVEAHGLIGDLQTAALVTDDGTVNWFCAPRFDSPSIFAGLLDNRRGGHFQISPDGTDYTSKQLYLPSTPILITRFLTPDGVGEVIDFMPVTGEQATDRHRLVRIVQVVRGTMRFRIDCQPRFDYARGRHEVDIRPDGVVFRGSTLTVHLSPIRGGGQLFEDGEVRRGDEGVHLVGTLRQGQVGGVILETAGDSPRVVTPDEAWELMDRTRDYWRRWLADYRYQGRWREIVERSAITLKLMTYAPTGALVAAPTAGLPEQVGGERNWDYRYAWIRDASTSVFALLSVGFTEEAHRYLGWVEDRVVASANEGVPLQIMYRVDGQRDLTEEVLDHLEGYRGSAPVRIGNDAAGQLQLDIYGEVVHAIHRASSEGMHGSHEGWRSMVRIVDWLCDNWDQPEDGIWETRGGRQDFTYGRLMSWVALDQGIRLARRNGRPAETATWARNRDAIYEQIMSQGFHRGRGAFVQHYRTDVLDASLLAMPSLGIVSPTDPMWLSTLRAMENELVSDSLVYRYNPAASPDGLAGNEGTFSMCSFWYVRSLAEAGRLDEARLTFEKMLTYSSRLGLYSEEIAPSGEQIGNFPQAFSHLSLIAAALHLDQLMSERSHRS